The following are encoded together in the Tamandua tetradactyla isolate mTamTet1 chromosome 14, mTamTet1.pri, whole genome shotgun sequence genome:
- the THBS1 gene encoding thrombospondin-1 isoform X1: MRDQRGEPQGLGPKPSCQFSPTFLAWLVPDLGLCAFCCRLLCWAQTSSTMRLAWGLGVLLLLHVCGTNRIPESGGDNGVFDIFELTGAARKGSGRRLVKGPDPSSPAFRIEDANLIPPVPDDKFQDLVDAVRAEKGFLLLASLRQMKKTRGTLLALERKDHSGQIFSVVSNGKAGTLDLSLTVQGKQQVVSVEDVLLATGQWKSITLFVQEDRAQLYIDCEKMENAELDVPIQSIFTRDLASIARLRIAKGGANDDFQGVLQNVRFVFGTTPEDILRNKGCSSSTNVLLTLDNNVVNGSSPAIRTNYIGHKTKDLQAICGISCAELSNMVLELRGLRTIVTTLQDSIRKVTEENKELAIELRRPPLCYHNGIQYRNNDEWTVDSCTECYCQNSVTICKKVSCPIMPCSNATVPDGECCPRCWPSDSADDGWSPWSEWTSCSMTCGNGIQQRGRSCDSLNNRCEGSSVQTRTCHIQECDKRFKQDGGWSHWSPWSSCSVTCGDGVITRIRLCNSPSPQMNGKPCQGEARETKACKKDACPINGGWGPWSPWDICSVTCGGGVQQRSRLCNDPTPQFGGKDCIGDVTENQICNKQDCPIDGCLSNPCFAGTNCTSYPDGSWKCGACPPGYSGNGIQCKDVDECKMVPDACFHHNGEHRCENTDPGYNCLPCPPRFTGSQPFGRGIEHATANKQVCKPRNPCTDGTHNCNKNAKCNYLGHYSDPMYRCECKPGYAGNGIICGEDTDLDGWPNEDLICVANATYHCKKDNCPNLPNSGQEDYDKDGIGDACDDDDDNDKIPDDRDNCPFHYNPAQYDYDRDDVGDRCDNCPYNHNPDQADTDNNGEGDACAADIDGDGILNERDNCQYVYNVDQRDTDMDGVGDQCDNCPLEHNPDQLDSDSDLIGDTCDNNQDIDEDGHQNNLDNCPYVPNANQADHDKDGKGDACDHDDDNDGIPDDRDNCRLVPNPDQKDSDGDGRGDACKDDFDHDSVPDIDDICPENVDISATDFRRFQMIPLDPKGTSQNDPNWVVRHQGKELVQTVNCDPGLAVGYDEFNAVDFSGTFFINTERDDDYAGFVFGYQSSSRFYVVMWKQVTQSYWDTNPTRAQGYSGLSVKVVNSTTGPGEHLRNALWHTGNTPGQVRTLWHDPRHTGWKDFTAYRWRLSHRPKTGFIRVVMYEGKKIMADSGPIYDRTYAGGRLGLFVFSQEMVFFSDLKYECRDS, encoded by the exons ATGCGAGACCAAAGAGGGGAACCCCAGGGCCTTGGCCCTAAGCCCAGTTGCCAGTTTTCGCCCACCTTCTTGGCTTGGCTGGTCCCTGACCTTGGACTCTGTGCTTTCTGCTGCAGGCTCCTCTGCTGGGCACAAACCAGCTCCACCATGAGGCTGGCCTGGGGACTCGGTGTCCTGCTCCTGTTGCATGTGTGTGGCACCAACCGTATTCCAG AGTCTGGGGGAGACAACGGTGTGTTTGACATCTTTGAACTCACTGGGGCTGCCCGCAAGGGCTCTGGGCGTCGACTGGTGAAGGGCCCTGACCCTTCCAGCCCAGCTTTCCGCATTGAGGATGCCAACCTGATCCCCCCTGTGCCTGATGACAAGTTCCAAGATCTAGTGGATGCTGTGCGTGCAGAGAAAGGTTTCCTGCTCCTGGCCTCTCTGAGGCAGATGAAGAAGACCCGGGGCACACTGCTGGCCTTGGAGCGGAAAGACCACTCTGGCCAGATCTTCAGCGTGGTCTCTAATGGCAAGGCGGGCACCCTGGACCTGAGCCTGACCGTGCAGGGGAAGCAGCAGGTGGTGTCAGTGGAAGACGTACTCCTGGCAACTGGCCAGTGGAAGAGCATCACCCTGTTTGTGCAGGAGGATAGGGCCCAGCTATACATCGACTGTGAGAAGATGGAGAATGCTGAGCTGGACGTCCCCATCCAAAGCATCTTTACCAGGGACCTGGCCAGCATTGCAAGACTCCGTATCGCAAAGGGAGGTGCCAACGACGATTTCCAG GGGGTGCTGCAGAATGTGAGGTTTGTGTTTGGGACCACACCAGAAGACATCCTTAGGAACAAAGGCTGCTCCAGCT CTACTAATGTCCTCCTCACCCTCGACAACAATGTGGTGAATGGTTCCAGCCCTGCTATCCGCACTAACTACATTGGCCACAAAACAAAAGATCTGCAAGCCATCTGCGGCATCTCCTGTGCTGAGCTGTCCAACATGGTCCTGGAGCTCAGGGGCCTGCGCACCATCGTGACCACACTTCAGGACAGCATCCGCAAAGTG aCTGAAGAGAACAAAGAGTTGGCCATTGAACTAAGGAGACCTCCCCTCTGCTATCACAACGGCATTCAGTATAGGAATAATGATGAATGGACTGTTGATAGCTGCACTGAGTGTTATTGTCAG AACTCAGTTACCATCTGCAAAAAAGTGTCTTGCCCAATTATGCCCTGCTCCAATGCCACAGTGCCTGATGGAGAATGCTGCCCACGGTGTTGGC CCAGTGATTCTGCAGATGACGGCTGGTCTCCATGGTCCGAGTGGACCTCCTGCTCCATGACATGTGGCAATGGAATCCAGCAGCGTGGCCGCTCCTGCGACAGCCTCAACAATCGATGTGAGGGCTCCTCGGTTCAGACACGGACCTGCCACATTCAGGAGTGTGATAAGAGAT TTAAACAGGATGGTGGCTGGAGCCACTGGTCCCCATGGTCATCTTGTTCAGTGACATGTGGTGATGGTGTTATCACAAGGATCCGGCTCTGCAACTCTCCCAGCCCCCAGATGAATGGGAAACCATGCCAAGGTGAAGCTCGGGAGACCAAGGCCTGCAAGAAAGACGCCTGCCCAA tcaATGGAGGCTGGGGTCCCTGGTCACCATGGGACATCTGTTCTGTCACATGTGGAGGAGGTGTGCAGCAACGTAGCCGGCTTTGCAACGACCCCACACCCCAGTTTGGAGGCAAGGACTGTATTGGTGATGTGACAGAAAACCAGATCTGCAACAAGCAGGACTGTCCAATTG ATGGATGTCTGTCCAACCCCTGCTTTGCTGGTACCAACTGCACCAGCTATCCCGATGGCAGCTGGAAATGTGGTGCTTGTCCCCCTGGTTATAGTGGAAATGGCATCCAGTGCAAAGATGTTGATGAG TGCAAAATGGTGCCTGATGCCTGTTTCCACCACAATGGAGAGCACAGGTGTGAGAACACAGACCCTGGCTATAACTGCCTGCCCTGCCCACCTCGCTTCACTGGCTCACAGCCCTTCGGTCGGGGTATCGAACATGCCACTGCCAACAAACAG GTGTGCAAGCCCCGCAACCCCTGCACAGATGGGACACATAACTGCAACAAGAACGCCAAGTGCAACTACCTCGGTCATTACAGTGACCCCATGTACCGCTGCGAGTGCAAGCCCGGCTATGCTGGGAATGGCATCATCTGCGGGGAAGACACAGACCTCGATGGCTGGCCCAATGAAGACCTGATCTGTGTGGCAAATGCAACTTACCACTGCAAAAAG GATAATTGCCCCAACCTTCCCAATTCAGGGCAGGAGGACTATGACAAAGATGGAATTGGAGATGcctgtgatgatgatgatgacaatgataaaATTCCAGATGACAGg GACAACTGTCCATTCCATTACAACCCAGCCCAGTATGACTATGATAGAGATGATGTAGGGGACCGCTGTGACAACTGCCCCTACAACCACAACCCAGATCAGGCTGACACAGACAACAATGGGGAAGGAGATGCCTGTGCTGCAGATATTGACGGGGATG GTATCCTCAATGAAAGAGACAACTGCCAGTATGTGTACAATGTTGACCAGAGGGATACTGATATGGATGGGGTTGGAGATCAGTGTGATAACTGCCCCCTGGAACACAATCCAGATCAG CTGGACTCTGACTCAGACCTCATTGGAGATACCTGTGACAACAATCAGGATATTGATGAAGATGGCCACCAGAACAACCTGGACAACTGTCCCTACGTGCCCAATGCCAACCAGGCCGACCATGACAAAGATGGCAAGGGTGATGCCTGTGACCACGATGATGACAATGATGGGATTCCTGATGACAGGGACAATTGCAGGCTCGTGCCCAATCCTGACCAGAAGGATTCTGATG GTGATGGGCGAGGTGATGCTTGCAAAGATGATTTTGACCATGACAGTGTGCCAGACATTGATGATATCTGCCCTGAGAATGTTGATATCAGTGCGACCGATTTCCGCCGATTCCAGATGATTCCTCTAGATCCCAAAGGAACATCCCAAAATGATCCTAACTGGGTTGTGCGCCATCAGGGTAAAGAACTCGTCCAGACTGTCAACTGTGATCCTGGGCTTGCTGTTG GTTATGATGAATTCAATGCTGTGGACTTCAGTGGCACGTTCTTCATCAACACTGAGAGGGATGATGACTATGCCGGATTTGTGTTTGGCTACCAGTCCAGCAGCCGCTTCTATGTTGTGATGTGGAAGCAGGTCACCCAGTCCTACTGGGACACTAACCCCACGAGGGCTCAGGGGTACTCAGGCCTTTCTGTGAAAGTTGTGAACTCCACCACGGGGCCTGGTGAACACCTGCGGAATGCTCTGTGGCACACAGGAAACACCCCTGGCCAG gTGCGTACCCTGTGGCATGACCCTCGTCACACTGGCTGGAAAGATTTCACCGCCTACAGATGGCGTCTCAGCCACAGGCCAAAGACAGGCTTCATTAG agtGGTGATgtatgaaggaaagaaaatcatggCTGATTCAGGACCTATCTACGACAGAACCTATGCTGGTGGAAGActagggttgtttgtcttctctCAAGAAATGGTGTTCTTCTCTGACCTGAAATATGAATGCAGAG ATTCCTAA
- the THBS1 gene encoding thrombospondin-1 isoform X2 — MRLAWGLGVLLLLHVCGTNRIPESGGDNGVFDIFELTGAARKGSGRRLVKGPDPSSPAFRIEDANLIPPVPDDKFQDLVDAVRAEKGFLLLASLRQMKKTRGTLLALERKDHSGQIFSVVSNGKAGTLDLSLTVQGKQQVVSVEDVLLATGQWKSITLFVQEDRAQLYIDCEKMENAELDVPIQSIFTRDLASIARLRIAKGGANDDFQGVLQNVRFVFGTTPEDILRNKGCSSSTNVLLTLDNNVVNGSSPAIRTNYIGHKTKDLQAICGISCAELSNMVLELRGLRTIVTTLQDSIRKVTEENKELAIELRRPPLCYHNGIQYRNNDEWTVDSCTECYCQNSVTICKKVSCPIMPCSNATVPDGECCPRCWPSDSADDGWSPWSEWTSCSMTCGNGIQQRGRSCDSLNNRCEGSSVQTRTCHIQECDKRFKQDGGWSHWSPWSSCSVTCGDGVITRIRLCNSPSPQMNGKPCQGEARETKACKKDACPINGGWGPWSPWDICSVTCGGGVQQRSRLCNDPTPQFGGKDCIGDVTENQICNKQDCPIDGCLSNPCFAGTNCTSYPDGSWKCGACPPGYSGNGIQCKDVDECKMVPDACFHHNGEHRCENTDPGYNCLPCPPRFTGSQPFGRGIEHATANKQVCKPRNPCTDGTHNCNKNAKCNYLGHYSDPMYRCECKPGYAGNGIICGEDTDLDGWPNEDLICVANATYHCKKDNCPNLPNSGQEDYDKDGIGDACDDDDDNDKIPDDRDNCPFHYNPAQYDYDRDDVGDRCDNCPYNHNPDQADTDNNGEGDACAADIDGDGILNERDNCQYVYNVDQRDTDMDGVGDQCDNCPLEHNPDQLDSDSDLIGDTCDNNQDIDEDGHQNNLDNCPYVPNANQADHDKDGKGDACDHDDDNDGIPDDRDNCRLVPNPDQKDSDGDGRGDACKDDFDHDSVPDIDDICPENVDISATDFRRFQMIPLDPKGTSQNDPNWVVRHQGKELVQTVNCDPGLAVGYDEFNAVDFSGTFFINTERDDDYAGFVFGYQSSSRFYVVMWKQVTQSYWDTNPTRAQGYSGLSVKVVNSTTGPGEHLRNALWHTGNTPGQVRTLWHDPRHTGWKDFTAYRWRLSHRPKTGFIRVVMYEGKKIMADSGPIYDRTYAGGRLGLFVFSQEMVFFSDLKYECRDS; from the exons ATGAGGCTGGCCTGGGGACTCGGTGTCCTGCTCCTGTTGCATGTGTGTGGCACCAACCGTATTCCAG AGTCTGGGGGAGACAACGGTGTGTTTGACATCTTTGAACTCACTGGGGCTGCCCGCAAGGGCTCTGGGCGTCGACTGGTGAAGGGCCCTGACCCTTCCAGCCCAGCTTTCCGCATTGAGGATGCCAACCTGATCCCCCCTGTGCCTGATGACAAGTTCCAAGATCTAGTGGATGCTGTGCGTGCAGAGAAAGGTTTCCTGCTCCTGGCCTCTCTGAGGCAGATGAAGAAGACCCGGGGCACACTGCTGGCCTTGGAGCGGAAAGACCACTCTGGCCAGATCTTCAGCGTGGTCTCTAATGGCAAGGCGGGCACCCTGGACCTGAGCCTGACCGTGCAGGGGAAGCAGCAGGTGGTGTCAGTGGAAGACGTACTCCTGGCAACTGGCCAGTGGAAGAGCATCACCCTGTTTGTGCAGGAGGATAGGGCCCAGCTATACATCGACTGTGAGAAGATGGAGAATGCTGAGCTGGACGTCCCCATCCAAAGCATCTTTACCAGGGACCTGGCCAGCATTGCAAGACTCCGTATCGCAAAGGGAGGTGCCAACGACGATTTCCAG GGGGTGCTGCAGAATGTGAGGTTTGTGTTTGGGACCACACCAGAAGACATCCTTAGGAACAAAGGCTGCTCCAGCT CTACTAATGTCCTCCTCACCCTCGACAACAATGTGGTGAATGGTTCCAGCCCTGCTATCCGCACTAACTACATTGGCCACAAAACAAAAGATCTGCAAGCCATCTGCGGCATCTCCTGTGCTGAGCTGTCCAACATGGTCCTGGAGCTCAGGGGCCTGCGCACCATCGTGACCACACTTCAGGACAGCATCCGCAAAGTG aCTGAAGAGAACAAAGAGTTGGCCATTGAACTAAGGAGACCTCCCCTCTGCTATCACAACGGCATTCAGTATAGGAATAATGATGAATGGACTGTTGATAGCTGCACTGAGTGTTATTGTCAG AACTCAGTTACCATCTGCAAAAAAGTGTCTTGCCCAATTATGCCCTGCTCCAATGCCACAGTGCCTGATGGAGAATGCTGCCCACGGTGTTGGC CCAGTGATTCTGCAGATGACGGCTGGTCTCCATGGTCCGAGTGGACCTCCTGCTCCATGACATGTGGCAATGGAATCCAGCAGCGTGGCCGCTCCTGCGACAGCCTCAACAATCGATGTGAGGGCTCCTCGGTTCAGACACGGACCTGCCACATTCAGGAGTGTGATAAGAGAT TTAAACAGGATGGTGGCTGGAGCCACTGGTCCCCATGGTCATCTTGTTCAGTGACATGTGGTGATGGTGTTATCACAAGGATCCGGCTCTGCAACTCTCCCAGCCCCCAGATGAATGGGAAACCATGCCAAGGTGAAGCTCGGGAGACCAAGGCCTGCAAGAAAGACGCCTGCCCAA tcaATGGAGGCTGGGGTCCCTGGTCACCATGGGACATCTGTTCTGTCACATGTGGAGGAGGTGTGCAGCAACGTAGCCGGCTTTGCAACGACCCCACACCCCAGTTTGGAGGCAAGGACTGTATTGGTGATGTGACAGAAAACCAGATCTGCAACAAGCAGGACTGTCCAATTG ATGGATGTCTGTCCAACCCCTGCTTTGCTGGTACCAACTGCACCAGCTATCCCGATGGCAGCTGGAAATGTGGTGCTTGTCCCCCTGGTTATAGTGGAAATGGCATCCAGTGCAAAGATGTTGATGAG TGCAAAATGGTGCCTGATGCCTGTTTCCACCACAATGGAGAGCACAGGTGTGAGAACACAGACCCTGGCTATAACTGCCTGCCCTGCCCACCTCGCTTCACTGGCTCACAGCCCTTCGGTCGGGGTATCGAACATGCCACTGCCAACAAACAG GTGTGCAAGCCCCGCAACCCCTGCACAGATGGGACACATAACTGCAACAAGAACGCCAAGTGCAACTACCTCGGTCATTACAGTGACCCCATGTACCGCTGCGAGTGCAAGCCCGGCTATGCTGGGAATGGCATCATCTGCGGGGAAGACACAGACCTCGATGGCTGGCCCAATGAAGACCTGATCTGTGTGGCAAATGCAACTTACCACTGCAAAAAG GATAATTGCCCCAACCTTCCCAATTCAGGGCAGGAGGACTATGACAAAGATGGAATTGGAGATGcctgtgatgatgatgatgacaatgataaaATTCCAGATGACAGg GACAACTGTCCATTCCATTACAACCCAGCCCAGTATGACTATGATAGAGATGATGTAGGGGACCGCTGTGACAACTGCCCCTACAACCACAACCCAGATCAGGCTGACACAGACAACAATGGGGAAGGAGATGCCTGTGCTGCAGATATTGACGGGGATG GTATCCTCAATGAAAGAGACAACTGCCAGTATGTGTACAATGTTGACCAGAGGGATACTGATATGGATGGGGTTGGAGATCAGTGTGATAACTGCCCCCTGGAACACAATCCAGATCAG CTGGACTCTGACTCAGACCTCATTGGAGATACCTGTGACAACAATCAGGATATTGATGAAGATGGCCACCAGAACAACCTGGACAACTGTCCCTACGTGCCCAATGCCAACCAGGCCGACCATGACAAAGATGGCAAGGGTGATGCCTGTGACCACGATGATGACAATGATGGGATTCCTGATGACAGGGACAATTGCAGGCTCGTGCCCAATCCTGACCAGAAGGATTCTGATG GTGATGGGCGAGGTGATGCTTGCAAAGATGATTTTGACCATGACAGTGTGCCAGACATTGATGATATCTGCCCTGAGAATGTTGATATCAGTGCGACCGATTTCCGCCGATTCCAGATGATTCCTCTAGATCCCAAAGGAACATCCCAAAATGATCCTAACTGGGTTGTGCGCCATCAGGGTAAAGAACTCGTCCAGACTGTCAACTGTGATCCTGGGCTTGCTGTTG GTTATGATGAATTCAATGCTGTGGACTTCAGTGGCACGTTCTTCATCAACACTGAGAGGGATGATGACTATGCCGGATTTGTGTTTGGCTACCAGTCCAGCAGCCGCTTCTATGTTGTGATGTGGAAGCAGGTCACCCAGTCCTACTGGGACACTAACCCCACGAGGGCTCAGGGGTACTCAGGCCTTTCTGTGAAAGTTGTGAACTCCACCACGGGGCCTGGTGAACACCTGCGGAATGCTCTGTGGCACACAGGAAACACCCCTGGCCAG gTGCGTACCCTGTGGCATGACCCTCGTCACACTGGCTGGAAAGATTTCACCGCCTACAGATGGCGTCTCAGCCACAGGCCAAAGACAGGCTTCATTAG agtGGTGATgtatgaaggaaagaaaatcatggCTGATTCAGGACCTATCTACGACAGAACCTATGCTGGTGGAAGActagggttgtttgtcttctctCAAGAAATGGTGTTCTTCTCTGACCTGAAATATGAATGCAGAG ATTCCTAA